CCCGTGGCTCCCACCACCTCAGCCCCCGACGACACCGTAAACTGAGCGCTCACCTTCTCCCAGTTCTGCCGCATATATCCCCAGGCCTGATCTCGGGTCTCGCGATCGCGCAGCAGCTCCGCCAACATGGTCCAGCTATCCTGATTTCGAACCTCTCCCGAGGCGATCAGGTCGAGCGTGCGTCTTACCAGCGAACGATCGCGAAACCGCGCCAGCAGCCGCAGCGCATCGGTCTGTTGTCCGGGATCGCTGAAGTTTCTGCTCACCGCAAGCACCTTATCGTAAAGCCCCGCGTCGCCGTTGGCTGCGCTCACCTGCACTGCCGCGTCCGCTAGTGTCGGATCCAGCGTCTTATCCTTTTCATTGTTCACCGCGAAGACCCGTGCAGTCAGTCGCTGCGCCTCGGCCAGAACGGCGGTGTCATGAGCCTCCCCCAGCATTTCAAACAGGGTCCCACGAAGCTGCTGCCGATCGAACGACTCTTTCTTCACCGGACTCCCAAGCGCCGAATACACCGGCCCAAACTGCCGCTGCAGCACTGCGGCCAGCTCAGCGCGATCCGCGTCACTCGTTATATCCGAATCAATCTTCTCGATCGCCTGATGCGCTGTATCGAGCACACCCGCACTGGAGTCTCCCTTCAGGGCCATTACCAGATTTAGAAAATCCCCCACATCTGTCTGCCCTGACTGCACCAGAGCCCAGCGATCCCCAAGCAGACCGATTCGCTCCGGCGGCGTCATCGAACTCTCCGCCTTCGCATCAATCGCGCTGAACTGCGCCGGTGTGTACGCCGTCCGGTAGTACCCCTTTGCCGCAGCATTGCTATAGAAGAACGGCAACCCAGCATCCACTGGCAGGGGGAGGCTGGAGTCCCCTGGCGTCAGCACCCGGCAGATCGGCTCGCCAGTCGTCTTGAGACACACCGGCACCGTCCACTCCTGCACTCGCCCGTCCACCGGCCGATTCGCCTCATCATCGGACAGAAAAAACCTGCTCTTTCTCACCGGGACGCTCCCAGCCTGCCGCTCCGAGAACGTCAGCAGCGGCACCCCAGGCTGCGTCACAAAGCTCGACATGATTTTATCCACCGGTAGGTGCGAGTTCGCCGTCTGTGCACTCCAGAAGTCTTCCGCGGTCGCATTCGCATAGAGATGCGCCTGCAGATAGTTATGCACTCCCTGCCGAAAGACCTCCTTCCCCAGATAGTTCTCTACCATGCCGATCACGGCCCCGGCCTTGCCATACGCAATCCCGTCGAACATCTCGTTAATCTGATCCGGAGTATTCGCCGTCGCGCGAATCGTTCTTGTAGTCCTCTGCGCATCGAGATTCAGCGTCTCGTTCAGCCCCTGCGCGTCATCCTGGTCAAAGTTCCACTCCGGGTGCCACACGGCCACCGGCTTGGTCTCCATCCAGCTCGCGAAGCCTTCGTTCAGCCACAGATTGTCCCACCACTGCATCGTCACCATATCGCCGAACCACTGATGCGCCATCTCATGCGCCACCACCGCCGCAACCCGCTTCTTCTCGGGAATATCGCCGGTCTTCGCATTCACCAGCAGGTCGGTCTCGCGATACGTGATGCACCCGAAGTTCTCCATCGCGCCCGCTTCAAAGTCTGGCAGCGCGACCATATCCAGCTTCGACATCGGATACTTGATTCCAAAGTAAGTGTCGTAATAGTGCAGAACGTACTTCGCCGACTCCAGCGCAAACCTCGTCAGCTCCACCTTGTCAGGCGTCGAACAGACACGAATCGGCACTCCATCCGACTTGCCCTCCGTGCATTTGAAGTCACCCACCAGAAACGCAACCAGATAGGTCGACATCTTCGGCGTCGTCGCAAACCGAATCGTATGTTTACCCGCCACCGGCCCCGCTTTATCCGAGATCATGTTCGAGTTCGAGATCGCCGTATCGCCGCTATCGACGACCACCGCAATGTCATACGTAGCCTTCAGCGCAGGTTCGTCGAAGCCTGGAAACGCGCGTCGCGCATCGGTAGGCTCAAACTGCGTCACCGCATAGTTGCGCGCTTTAGTCTTCGAAAGATAGAACCCCCGCAGCTTATCGTTCAGCACCCCCGAATAGCGAATCGCCAGCGTGACTCTCCCCGCGGGCAGCTCCTCGGCAAAGCTAAACGTGGCCTGCTCCTTCTCGCCGTCAAGAGTCACAGTTGCGCTCTGCGGATGCCGATCCGCCTCAACCGGGTTCAGCGACTTCGGCTGCGATCCCAGCTTGCCATACGAGTACGCAGCCACAGGCAGAACATAGGACTTCACCACGCCAAACTTAAGCTCCGCCGCATTCAGCGTGATTCGCTTGCTGGGAACATCCAGCACAACATCGATCGTCTCTTCGCCGCTAAAGGTCGCCGACTTCAAATCCGGCGTTACCATCAGCCCATAGTGCTCCGGGTGGACGTCGACGGGTAGCCGCTGCGCTTGCACTCCAACGGGTGTGAAAACAAAGAGAGCAAAAGCACAAAGAATAGAAGCAGAGTCACGAACGAGCATCAAAGAGGGCCTCGAAACGATGGAAGTGTTTTTATAAAGAGCGGCTTCGCTGGCAACTTACTTAACACGTCCCACGCAAAGCCGCGCCGGACGGTGCTCCGTGATTGAGACAGTCTCCGCGGCAACCTCTGCAGCAGCGCACAGCCTCTGCCAGTCCTCCACGACAAAGCTGCGCCGGATCGACACCGGCCCATCGTTCTTCACAAACGGGTGCCAGCTCGCAAACCGCGCCCACAGCCGAAAGAGGTGATACGGCACCGGCTTGCGATGAAGATCGTCGATGAACCATCCGCGCCGCGCCGTCTGCTCCATCCAACGCAAAAACAGCACGATCTGCGAATTGGTCAGGTGGTGCGTTAACAAGGAACAGAGGACGACATCGATAGGTCCTTGAGTGTGATCGGCCAGCGCATCCCCAACCAGCCACTCAATCTGCTGGCTCGACGGAGTCGCCTCCCGCGCGGCGCGAATCGCATCCGGATTGAGATCGATACCCGTCAGCCTTACGCGAACTCCACGCCTGGCCGCCCATCGATCGATCATCCGCAGCGTATCGCCATAGCCGCACCCAACATCCACCACGCGCAGCGGAGCCGCCGAAGGATACGCAGCCACCAACCCCTCCAGCCACCTAAGCGTAGGCCGCTGCGCGAACGTGAGCCGATTGACGCGGGCAATATCATGCAGGCACGCGCGAAGCTCCTCATAAGGACACGGCAGATCCATCCATTCGATCAGATTGGCGCGCTGCGAAAAATCGAGCCCGTCCGCAAACGCCGGCGAGGGAAACGCTGGTAGCGAAGCTACTGCAATGTCTTCGGAAGATAGGGCATCGAGGATTTGTTGCGACGAGATTTCGGAGGAGGTGATAGAAGTGGTGGGCAAGATGGTCCGCGATCAGTATAACGGCTTGAGAGAAAACGGCTTGAGGGAAATCTGCCCCACAAAAAGAAGTCGAAGAGCCCGAATATCTTCGGGATCAGGCCCTCTCCTCTGGCTCAATCTTCTTCGCAAAGAAAGCATATTTCAGAAATTTCATCCCGCGCACATTCTGTCAAGCCCCCGAAAGCGAAAGATCCTCCTTAAAATAAAAGCAAATTCGAGCGGCCTCCGGTGGTTCCTCACGAGAGCCTTCAGTGGGCCTTAACAGAAGCAGCACGTTCGGAATAACCCGAGTTTTCCGACGCGCGAGCCTCAGCATAAGCCGCCGCCCCCAGCAGGGCGCAGGTATCATCTAGGATCACGCGAACCGGAACCGACTCAACCAGTGGCGACAACCGCCCCTTGTCGATGAACGCCTGGGTAAAGGTCCCGTTCTTCAACGTCTTCAAAATCTTCGGAGCGATCCCCCCGCCAAGGTACATCCCGCCGGTCGCAAGCACCTGCAGCGCGATGTTGCCCGCCTCAGCGCCATACGCTCCAGTGAAGATCTTCATCGTCTCAAAGCACAGCGAGCTCGAACCGTCCTCGGCACACTCCCCGATCACCGCGTTCGGGTCCTCACACTGCATCCGGTCGTGCAGCCACCCCGGCTCGGCGATCTTTTCAACATCGCGCAGAAAAGAGTAGATGTTCTTGATGCCAAGGCCGGAAACCACCCGCTCCCAGCTCACCCGTCCCTTCAGCATAGAGCGCAAGTACTCCAGCAGCGCAATCTCGCGATTACTCCGCGCCGCAAAGTCGGCGTGGCCACCCTCAGACGCGATCGGGCGGTGCTTCTGACCATCCCAGATCAGCAGCGCCTGGCCCAGCCCTGTCCCCGCAGCCATCAGGCCCGCATGTCCGGTAGCCTCGGGGTCGCCCTCGTGCAGCGTAAAGATGCTCTCGGGCGCAAGCTCCGGGATACCATAACCGTTCGCTTCAAGGTCATTGATCAGAGAGATATGAGGAATCGAAAGAGACTTCACCAGATCGCGCGTATCCAGCGTCCACGGCAGGTTCGTCAGCTTCAGGCGCCCATCGCGGACCGGCCCCGGACAACCGAAACAAGCCCCAAAAATATCCTCTCCCTGCGTCGCATTGGTCCCGTCTCCGGCCAGAAACTTGTGAACCACGTCATCCAGGCTCGCGAACTCATGCGCCGGGAACTTCTGGTCGCGGATCGGGTGCAAACGCCCATTGGCGAAGTCGTACAGTGCAAGATGAACCTTTGTTCCACCAACGTCCCCAGCGAGAATCATCTATTTGAGCTCCAAAGTTCCGGTCGAATCCGAATTCGCCGGTGCAGGCAGCTTAGCCGCTGCAGCTGAGTCGAGCAAGAGGGTCAGTTGTCCGCTGGCCGGTCGAATCAGCTGTGAGGGATGAACCTCCGGCTGGTATGGCCCAAGGAAAACATCGTGCAGAACCTGCGCCTTACCCATGCCCTCGATCAAAAACGCCACCTCCCGCCCCTGATTGATGACAGGCCAGGTCAAGGTGATACGCCACGTATCCTTCTGTGGAACGTGGTTTGGCACCACGATGTGGCTCATCTCGTTCAGCGCGTCCGTATGTGGAAACAGCGAGGCCGTATGCCCGTCGTCGCCCATACCCAGCAGCACCAGGTCGAACGTAGGTGTCTCTGCGCCCTCGAGCTTGAACGTATTTCGAATCGTCGACTCGTACCGGGCCGCAGCAACATCGGGCGGAAGCTCCCCCTCCATCCGATGAACGCGCTCCGCCGGCAGTGGAACCTTCGAGAGCAGTGCTTCCTTGGTCATGCGATAGTTCGACTCCGCATTGTCAGGTGGCACGCAGCGCTCATCGACCCAGTAGAGATCGAGCTTGTCCCACGGAACCTGCTTGAGAAACGGCTCCGCCGGGTCCGCCAGCAGACCGAACATGGTTTTGGGCGTCGTGCCGCCGGAGATGGCGATGCGAGCCATTCCACGCGACGCAGCGGCCTTCCCCGCCGCCTCGGTAAAGAGCTGCGCACCGGCCCGAGCCGTGGCTGCTGGTGTTGGCGATACGCGATACGTAACCGAAACTGGACGGGGCATAAGACTCTCGCAACGATGA
This Tunturibacter gelidoferens DNA region includes the following protein-coding sequences:
- a CDS encoding M1 family metallopeptidase; the protein is MLVRDSASILCAFALFVFTPVGVQAQRLPVDVHPEHYGLMVTPDLKSATFSGEETIDVVLDVPSKRITLNAAELKFGVVKSYVLPVAAYSYGKLGSQPKSLNPVEADRHPQSATVTLDGEKEQATFSFAEELPAGRVTLAIRYSGVLNDKLRGFYLSKTKARNYAVTQFEPTDARRAFPGFDEPALKATYDIAVVVDSGDTAISNSNMISDKAGPVAGKHTIRFATTPKMSTYLVAFLVGDFKCTEGKSDGVPIRVCSTPDKVELTRFALESAKYVLHYYDTYFGIKYPMSKLDMVALPDFEAGAMENFGCITYRETDLLVNAKTGDIPEKKRVAAVVAHEMAHQWFGDMVTMQWWDNLWLNEGFASWMETKPVAVWHPEWNFDQDDAQGLNETLNLDAQRTTRTIRATANTPDQINEMFDGIAYGKAGAVIGMVENYLGKEVFRQGVHNYLQAHLYANATAEDFWSAQTANSHLPVDKIMSSFVTQPGVPLLTFSERQAGSVPVRKSRFFLSDDEANRPVDGRVQEWTVPVCLKTTGEPICRVLTPGDSSLPLPVDAGLPFFYSNAAAKGYYRTAYTPAQFSAIDAKAESSMTPPERIGLLGDRWALVQSGQTDVGDFLNLVMALKGDSSAGVLDTAHQAIEKIDSDITSDADRAELAAVLQRQFGPVYSALGSPVKKESFDRQQLRGTLFEMLGEAHDTAVLAEAQRLTARVFAVNNEKDKTLDPTLADAAVQVSAANGDAGLYDKVLAVSRNFSDPGQQTDALRLLARFRDRSLVRRTLDLIASGEVRNQDSWTMLAELLRDRETRDQAWGYMRQNWEKVSAQFTVSSGAEVVGATGAFCTVKQRDEVTDFFAIHKVAAVERTLAKAVDSINDCIKLQSVQESRLHAWLQLQPK
- a CDS encoding methyltransferase domain-containing protein encodes the protein MPTTSITSSEISSQQILDALSSEDIAVASLPAFPSPAFADGLDFSQRANLIEWMDLPCPYEELRACLHDIARVNRLTFAQRPTLRWLEGLVAAYPSAAPLRVVDVGCGYGDTLRMIDRWAARRGVRVRLTGIDLNPDAIRAAREATPSSQQIEWLVGDALADHTQGPIDVVLCSLLTHHLTNSQIVLFLRWMEQTARRGWFIDDLHRKPVPYHLFRLWARFASWHPFVKNDGPVSIRRSFVVEDWQRLCAAAEVAAETVSITEHRPARLCVGRVK
- the glk gene encoding glucokinase, with product MILAGDVGGTKVHLALYDFANGRLHPIRDQKFPAHEFASLDDVVHKFLAGDGTNATQGEDIFGACFGCPGPVRDGRLKLTNLPWTLDTRDLVKSLSIPHISLINDLEANGYGIPELAPESIFTLHEGDPEATGHAGLMAAGTGLGQALLIWDGQKHRPIASEGGHADFAARSNREIALLEYLRSMLKGRVSWERVVSGLGIKNIYSFLRDVEKIAEPGWLHDRMQCEDPNAVIGECAEDGSSSLCFETMKIFTGAYGAEAGNIALQVLATGGMYLGGGIAPKILKTLKNGTFTQAFIDKGRLSPLVESVPVRVILDDTCALLGAAAYAEARASENSGYSERAASVKAH
- the pgl gene encoding 6-phosphogluconolactonase; amino-acid sequence: MPRPVSVTYRVSPTPAATARAGAQLFTEAAGKAAASRGMARIAISGGTTPKTMFGLLADPAEPFLKQVPWDKLDLYWVDERCVPPDNAESNYRMTKEALLSKVPLPAERVHRMEGELPPDVAAARYESTIRNTFKLEGAETPTFDLVLLGMGDDGHTASLFPHTDALNEMSHIVVPNHVPQKDTWRITLTWPVINQGREVAFLIEGMGKAQVLHDVFLGPYQPEVHPSQLIRPASGQLTLLLDSAAAAKLPAPANSDSTGTLELK